A part of Myxococcus landrumus genomic DNA contains:
- a CDS encoding PAS domain-containing sensor histidine kinase encodes MPQSLLHPLPGGPVFAVAPEEAWPFLGAVLNATGCGIALLDRELRPVWVNGALTSLSCMEARAYLGRPLVDVWPKLAVSLAPLLSRALSGEHVVEAPLTGALSAASGERNLRVGLSPAHQAGVPVGVVLWMRDDTERAQAEERMRERESHMRGVADVACDGYFLHENGVVLDANRGIAQLLGHDTPREVIGHHLIEWVAPEYRPAVMSAVSRGVETPYEVLCVRRDGRRVPLEVLGRNVTWEGRQVRLAAVWDISGRKAAEERAERTEHFREQLLGVVGNDLRTPLQTIQMGTGALQRLGGMEEPQQRLVGHMAQAARRMERMIHELLDFTRARLAGGLPVHPEPLLLDRLVERVLEERRQAHPGRTLLMETQGDLRGHWDPARLSQLADTLLGSVLQHSPETTPVWLRLVGSVGGVTLAIRNDALTVPSEDHATLFEPFRRGRPASADGLGLGLYIARQVALAHGGRLTLESFQGGTRFVVWLPREPPVR; translated from the coding sequence CAGTCCCTGCTTCACCCCCTTCCCGGTGGCCCCGTATTCGCCGTGGCCCCCGAGGAGGCCTGGCCATTCCTGGGCGCGGTCCTCAACGCGACAGGTTGTGGCATCGCCCTGTTGGACAGGGAGCTGAGGCCCGTGTGGGTGAATGGCGCGCTGACGTCCCTCTCCTGCATGGAGGCGCGCGCCTACCTGGGGCGTCCCCTGGTCGACGTCTGGCCCAAGCTCGCCGTGTCGCTCGCGCCGCTGCTCTCTCGCGCACTGTCGGGGGAGCACGTGGTGGAGGCCCCCCTGACGGGCGCGTTGTCCGCCGCGAGTGGCGAGCGGAACCTGCGAGTCGGGCTGTCCCCCGCGCACCAGGCGGGCGTGCCGGTGGGCGTGGTGCTGTGGATGCGGGACGACACGGAGCGCGCGCAGGCGGAGGAGCGGATGCGCGAGCGCGAGTCCCACATGCGCGGCGTCGCGGACGTGGCCTGTGACGGGTACTTCCTGCACGAGAATGGCGTGGTGCTGGACGCCAACCGGGGCATCGCGCAGCTCCTGGGACATGACACGCCCCGGGAGGTGATTGGCCACCACCTCATCGAATGGGTCGCCCCCGAGTACCGCCCCGCGGTGATGTCGGCGGTGTCCCGAGGCGTGGAGACGCCGTACGAGGTGCTGTGCGTGCGGCGCGACGGGCGTCGCGTCCCGTTGGAGGTCCTGGGGCGCAACGTCACGTGGGAGGGCCGGCAGGTGCGGCTGGCCGCCGTCTGGGACATCAGCGGACGCAAGGCCGCCGAGGAGCGCGCGGAGCGCACCGAGCACTTCCGGGAGCAGTTGCTGGGCGTGGTGGGCAATGACCTGCGCACGCCGCTCCAGACCATCCAGATGGGCACCGGCGCCCTGCAGCGGCTGGGCGGCATGGAAGAGCCCCAGCAGCGGCTGGTGGGCCACATGGCACAGGCCGCCCGGCGCATGGAGCGGATGATCCACGAGCTGCTGGACTTCACCCGCGCGCGGTTGGCGGGGGGGTTGCCAGTGCATCCCGAGCCCCTCCTGCTGGACCGGCTGGTGGAGCGGGTGCTGGAGGAGCGGCGGCAGGCGCACCCGGGCCGCACGCTGCTGATGGAGACGCAGGGCGACCTGCGCGGCCACTGGGACCCGGCGCGGCTGTCGCAACTGGCGGACACCTTGCTGGGCAGCGTGCTCCAGCACAGCCCGGAGACCACCCCCGTGTGGCTGCGGCTGGTGGGCTCGGTGGGGGGCGTGACGCTCGCCATCCGCAACGACGCGCTGACGGTGCCCTCGGAGGACCACGCCACCCTCTTCGAGCCCTTCCGCCGAGGCCGTCCCGCCAGCGCGGATGGACTGGGCCTGGGCCTCTACATCGCGCGGCAGGTGGCCCTGGCCCATGGAGGCCGGCTCACGCTGGAGTCCTTCCAGGGCGGGACGCGCTTCGTCGTCTGGCTGCCCCGCGAGCCGCCCGTCCGCTAG